In Nocardioides luti, the DNA window ACGAGCGCTTGACCTCAACCAGGAGCTCGAGCCCCCATGGATCCAACACGAAATCGCCGGCAGAGTCATCGGCGTAGTGGTTGATGCGCACAAGTTCCAGGTCGACCTGCTCAAAGGCCGCCTTCAAAAATTCGAACGTCTCCTCCATACGCGAAGGATGGTCGATTGTTCGGTGTTCGGTCAATACCGAACACCGAACACGCTATCGTTCGGTCAGGATCGGAGGAGAGCCAAGACGTATCTAGATGCGTCATTCCGCCGCCTATCGGCACAGTGGTCCATCCAGATCTGCTGAATTGCGGTCACCACGTGGCACACAGAACTTGGCCGGTACAGCATGGCCCTACGCGGAGATCGACGACGCCGAGATCCTGGCTGGAGTTCAGCCTTGTGCGGGCCAACGGTTACGCGACTGGTAGTACTCAGGTGCTTCGGGTGTCTCGTTGAACTCCAAGAGCCCGCCGACCTTCTGCATCAGAAGGTCTCGCACTTCGGCCGGGGTCGCGAAGAAGAACTCGCGCCGCTCGTTAACGAAGTTCACCCGCCGGTCGGCGAACGCCTTATGGAGCTCGTTCTCCAGGGTCACGGCGTCGTCGGAGAAGAACAGTGCGTGGGTGTCGTAGAGGAACGGCACCGACGCATCCCCGAGTTCGCGGACACGGTCGCGAGGTTCGAGGCGACGGGTCATGCCGATCTTGACGATGTTGGGCCCTAGGGCGCCGATGTTGGAGATGACGTAGATGTACCCGGCCCGGATGTTCGCGGTCCTGTAGTCGTTGGCCTCGATAGCTTCCTCGATCTGCGCCAAGCGACCAGCCAGCTCGTCCGCTGCCGTGTCGTCTCCTTTGGCGCGGAGCTGCTCGAGCACTCCCTCATAGTGGGCCTTTTCCTTCTCGAGACGCTCGCGCTCGGCAGCGAGCTCCTGCTCGGCCTTGCGCTGCTCACGGAGGAGTTCCCGTTCTTCGCGAGCCTTCTCCTTCTCTTCCTGGACCTTCATCTGGTAGTCCGCGGTGAGCTCGAGCTCTTCGACGCGCAGTTGGTGGTAGTCCGGATTAACCCGCATGTCCATGATGACGCCGAGCTTTTCGATGGACTTCATCGCGTTCAAGAGGCGCTTTTTTGCGGTGGAGATGTTCCCGTTCCGAAGCGACCGAACGCAGTTGTCAGCCTCGGCGTTGTACGCGCGGAGCATCAGCTTGGACAGGTCGCCGACCATCCTGCGCCCCTTGGCCAAGGACCCGTCGAATGTGAAGAGGTCGGCCGCGAGAACGGCCTGGTTCGCCTTCACGAGTTCGTCGACACGGCCGTTGATATAGGTGAGCCGGTCCTTATACGCGGCTGCGTCCTCGAGCGGGTGGTGGTAGCGGTAGATGCCAACGTCCTGGAGGACGCGCTGGTCATCGAGCTCGACGAGCTCACTGCCACCGGGCTGGACGAGCGCGGCTTCTAGGTCTGCGATGCGGTGAAGGAGCGCGGCGTGGTCTGCTGCCGACGCAGCCGGCGGCGCTGCGGCGGGTGTTGGCGCAGCAGGGGCAGACACGGGCACAGATGGCTGGACCGGGACCTGATCGCGGGCCGGGTCGGGCGTTGCTACGACAGGTACGCCCGACTCAGGCTGCAGTGAGTCCTCATCAGGGAGCCAAAGCTGCCAACCCTCCGGCATCGGAGGCCACGCCGGGTCGGGCTTCCAGTCTGGCGGTGGAACCCACCCGGCGGGCGGTCGCGGCCATCCGGGAGGCGGGTTGAGCCGCATCACTGACCTCGCTGACGGACGCCCCGGCTGGTATCGGCGGGTGTCAGGTCGAACGGCGACTTCGATACCGCAGCACCCAGGTGGTCCAGGGTCGCCTTCGGGACGACATTGGCCAGGTCGAACGAGCTGAAGATCTCCCGGTCCGCGGCGACCATCACCAGCGGAACGTACTCGGGCTGGCCGGTTGCCGGCGCGATGGTGTCGGTGCCGACCGTCAGCGCGATGGAGTGGATTTTGCCGGCGCGGTCGGCCTCAAACACTTCGTGCAGCGTCCGGACCGCGACCTGCTGCACCGCAGCGGCGTATCGGTCCTTTTGAGCCTTCGCGGTCAGTTGAGTTTCGGTGATCTCGTCCTTCGCCTTTACATACTTGTACTCCTTGACCGACGGCACGGCTGCGGGCTCCGGGATGTCGACCTTCAAGGTCAGTTCGCGAGTGGCGAGATCGAAGCTGTGATCGTGCTCAACCGGGAACGCGTCGGGGTATACGGAGTTCGACAACACGATGCCGACGTAGTCCTCGATGGCGTACTCGACGTCGAAGGCGAGGTCGTTGATGAACTTGGTGAGCTCCTCGTTTCTCGCGGCCGCGTCTGCTTCCCGCTGATCGCACTCAGCCCGGTAGGCGGCTTCTGCCTCGGCGACCTTCGCGAGCCTGGCGGCCTCGTCCTGCTCACGCTTGGCCAAGGTTGCAACGTGGTGCTCGTGGCTCTTGGCATTTTTCTCGTGCCAGAACGCAACGGCCTGCTGATGCTCAGCCTGAGCAGCGGCGACCGCTTCCGCGTGCTTCTTCTTGCCGCCGAACGCACCGGAGAGGCCCTTGGGCGCAGCCGGCTCGACGTAGGTGGGCTGCGGTGGATACACGAGTTCGGGCACCGGCGCGACTGGGGTGCCGAGCTTGCCGGGGTCGAATGGCGGGTGCTCGGCGATCACCTTAAGTGAATGCAGATCGACGTAGTCGTCGGTGTCTAGGGTCCAGGCGAGAAGGCTGTCGATGTCGTCGTAGGTCGAGGTCAGTTCGGTGTTGAGCGCCTCGACCTCTGCAGTCCGGGCCTCAAGGTGTAGGCGGGCGGCTTCCTTTTCGGCCGCCTTGCGCTCAGCCTCGGACGCACGGACCGCTGTTGCGTGGGCGCGCTCGGCGGCCTTGACGGCACGCTCGTGGTCGCGGACGGCTGCGTTGTAGGCGCGGACTGCCTGTGCTTCCTGCTGGCGTCGACGCTTCTCCGCCTGCTGAGCCTGGTAGTTCATCTCCGCGAAAAAGCCACGCTTTGCCATGACCGCACCCCTTCAGATCGGCATTTCGGAAACGCACAGCACCGTAGCCCCGGTCTCCGACACATGCAGCAGAAAGGCAGGGGTACGCCGTGCCTTCATCGAACAATGACTGCGGCTGTCACCACGGAGTGGAACCGTGAGCCCGTGAGGTTCTTCCGCCGCCGTGAAGCCCAGCCCGAGCTGCTCGTCACGATCCGTGCTGGACTGGCCATTCCGGACCTGACTCAGCCGGTCGAGATGACGGGCACGACCACGGCCGGGGTCGACGCCCTCGTCAAACTCTTTGCTAGCTAGGCCTCGGCGGAGGTGGATTGCTGGAAGAACGAGGACAGCTCGTGTCAGAGCCGTCCAATCAGGCCGACCCAAACGCGGTCGCGGTCCACGTCGACGGCACACGCATCGGGTACCAAACCAGCTACATCGCACGGACGATGCCACTAGGTCGATCGACGGACTGCCAAGTTCAGCTGTGGGCCGCGCGGACAGCGAAGGGCATACGCGTTCGTGGCTGGGTGATAGCGGGAACCGATCCCCCGCTGTGGCCGCACACGAGTGCGAACCCTCCAGCGATCACCGTGGAAGAGCGACGAGCAGAGCAAGCCGCCGGCACGACCTACATGGTTGACCAGGCTCTCGGCGGCGGCGGCGACCGGGCCGAGCAGTTCAAGAAGGGCATGGTCGGCCGACTTCACTACCTGGAGACCGTTGAACCCATCAAGCAGCTCAAGCGCGAACGACGTCTGTCCGAAGCACTCGCGCTCTGCTATGGCGCCATCAACGCGGCAGAAGACTCCCGCGACGGGCGAGAACCGGCGCCTTGGTAGACCGAACAGGGGGCCATCATCCATCGAAAACTCGGCGAACTTGAGGAGGAAAGGCCGTTCTCCGCCGATGGCTCGAAGCCTGTCCCCCGACCGCCGCGAGGGTTCAGCGATCCAGCAAAGGCTCGACAAGCTCACGGAATGAGTCTCCGAGGTATCTTCGCCCGCCCTCCCACGATCGGGAAGTTGCTTCCCTCTACCGCAAAGGCGGGTTCTGAAGTGCTTCGTCTTCGTGCGGCCCCGCCCCCAAAGGGAGAGGATCCTCGTGTGACGCAGCTTCCTCCTGCAGATAGCACCCCGACTAACCTAGTCGGTCAGTTCTCGCTGCGATGGACCGCACCTCCAGGATGGGATCCGGCTCCTGACGGCTTTCTGCCCGATCTCCGTTGGCGGCCCAGCCGGTACTGGCCAGAAGCACCGGAGGATTGGGAGTACTGGAGAGTCATCGCCGACGACGAGATTGTTGACCACTTTCACCACCCGCTTACCGACCCCCCGCTGGCTCCTCGGCCAGTCTGGGTGGCTCCACCGGCCTGGCCGCAGCCGCCACCGGGTTGGCATCCGCCAGCCGGCTGGCGACCCGACGTCATGTGGAAGGCGGCACCGGCCGGCTGGTCCTACTGGCGACAGCCTCAGCCCGACGAAGATGCGATCGCCCGATCGCAACTCGTCACACGCTCGGATCGGCTGTTCCAACTGAACTTGATGGAGCGGCTGATTCGTAGCTACGCCGAGCACCTGTCCGGGATTGAATCGCCGAAGGTGCGGGCTCACCTCGCTGCGCAGCCGATCGGGGCACAGCGCAAGGTCCGAAAGGGAATGGAGCGAGCGCATCAGGAAGCCAGTCAATCGCTGAACTCGACAAGAGATGCGCTGCTTTTCGTGCTTCGCCGTGACCTGCCTGCTGACGAGTCCACGATCGGCTGGATCAGAGTCGCTGAGCCACGGTTGTTGAACGCTCTGGCTTGGAGCAGACACGTCCTGGGCCTCGCGCCCACAGAATCCGCCGTCGAACGTCGTCTCAGGATCTTCAACTCATTCCCGTACGGCGCAGTCGACCTCACTGGCGTGGATCCTAGGGACGACGGGAACGTCGACGTCGACGTCGTCGTTCCGGAAGCCGCCTGGCGTCAGGCCGAACAATTGGCCGCCTACGCAATGCGTCAGTTCGGTTTCCACGACGCTCACGTCACCAACAGCGGAGCAGATGGCGGGATCGATGTGCAGGCCAGGCGAATGGTGGCGCAGGTCAAGTACATGTCCCGACCCATCGGTCGACCGGACGTTCAGAAACTCGTCGGCGCCGCCGACGGTCTGCCAGTTGCGTTCTTTTCCGCATCCGGCTTCACCCAGCAGGCGGAAGACTTCGCTGCAGAGAGAGCGATTGCGCTCTTCCGCATCACGCTGCCTCAGTCAGTGAGCCCGTTGAACGAGCGCGCCCTTCAACTGGTGACGCAAGGTCGTACAGCCAGCCCGCCGTAGGGGCGTGCTTCATCGGGGATATCCCGCCAGTCGGGCAGGCGGACAGGCGCGCCACTTCGACGCGACCGGTGCACGCACGCCGGTCCGCTTGCCTCCCGAGCATGGCGGGACGCGAGCTCGTGTCCGCCCGCCACAGACCCGCTCGGCGGTGGCGCCACGGCCCATCCCTAGGCTGCAGCCCGGTAGCACGACGAACGAGGCGCCTCGACGACGTCCGCGGAAGCGTTCCGCGTCAGCTCGTCGAGAGAACAATCGCAAGCTGCATTTGAATTGAAGGAGACCGTCAATGATTCTGTCCGGCCTGTCTCAGGCGACATTCCTGCTTGAGCCGACTGGAACGATCGGGACTAGGACGTTCCTTCAGGCACGGATCGCGTTCGACTGGGAGCACGGCTCCGGGTACGGGGTTGGTCACACGGTCGGTGGGCCCGAAGCCTGGACGTCCCAAGAAGTCGAGGCGGCAGCTCAATGGTGGGAGGACGTTGCGGCCGACCGCGAGTCGTTGGACAAGCGACACGTGTGGTTCGGAGGCGGCGTCTGCTTTGGCCGCGTGTCCCCAGGACCCAGCGCTGAGTTCGCCATTGATGTGATCGTGCTGCCTCGCCCTGATGCCGCTCGACCTGCGATCATCTACAACGACGGTCAGGTCGAGTTGGACGTGGTAGGCATGGACGTCGACTACATCACGGTCGATACGTCTGCCGAGCAGGTGGCTCGTGCTGCTGCGTGGTGGCGTGCGGCAGCACAAGCAAGTGCCGCCGGCGCAGACGGTTGAATCGACCAGCAAGCTCATTGCTGGTCCGTCATTGCGGTGCGACTTCCGCTGCGCCCTTACTCGACTCAACCTTCGAAGAAGGCTTCGAGCGTCAGGCGGTGGTCAGGGGCGATGGGTCGCGTAGCGACGTACCGACGGCCAGTGACGCCGGGGTCCGCGTGCCCGAGCTGGGCGCGGGCTGCGTCGAGGCCGTTGTTGTGTGCGATGAACGTCCCGACCGTCCGGCGCAGGGTGTGTGGAGTGGTGCCGAGGAGGTCTGGGTGGTCCTTCACGACCGCTCGTAGGCTTGTGCGGATGTTGTTGGGCCAGGTCCAGGTGCCGTTTCGTGACGCGAAGACCGGATCTGCCGCTCCGGTCCATTGGGTGGCCTGTCGCCGCACTAGGAACATCTGGCGCACCGGCTCGGGCAGGATCAACGTTCGGGCTTCCTTCGACTTCGTGGATTCCTGCCGCCCGAGGCTCTCGACGTACCCCTTGCGGGGCTCGACAAGGGTGCCGTTGATGATCGCCGTCGGGACGTCGCCGTCGAGGTTGAGATGCTTCCACTGGAGCGCGAGCAGTTCGCCGATGCGACAGCCGGTGCCGAGGAGGCCGTCGGTGACGTGTTGGAGGCCTGCGCCGGGGCCGCGGAATCCGGGCTTGCGACGCGCGGCTGGCGTTACGAGCGATCGCAGTTGCTGAACCTCGTTGAGGCCGAGGCTCTCGACCTCGCGCTCTTCGCGTTGAGCGGGCGTCACGAATGCCATCGGGTTGCCTTGCATCGCGCTGTGGCGCACCGCGAGACCAAAGATCTGGCTGAGGACGGCTCGTGCTTGGGCTGTAGACAGGCCGGTCTCTTCGAGGTCGCCGAGGACGGCGTCGAGCAGTCCGACGTTGACCTCGCCGAGGCGAACGCCACCGAGCTCGGGAACGATGAGCAGGCGGATGGCGTCGCTGTAAGCGGCGAGTGTTTGCGGTTTCACGGGGCCCTTGCGTCGGGCGAGGCCGGTCTTCGCTCGGTGGCTGAGCCAGAAGTCGGCGGCCTGGGCGAGGGTCATTCTGGAGGTCAGTCCCTTGTGGCCGACGGGTGCTCGGGTTTCGAGTTTCCGCTCGAGTGAACGCTTCGCGGCGCCCATGGTCTCGCCGCTGGCGGTGACGTCGCGCTTGATGCCGTCTCGGTCGCGGACGCTGGTGCGAGCTACCCAGCGGTCACCCTTCTTGCGGAACGATATGTCGCCGTTCTTGCCGATCTCGAGTGGTGGCCGGCCGGTCCTCGATCCCGTGCGTTCACCATGCATTGCCTGTGTCATGACTCCATCCATTCCTGTGCGTCTTCGGTGAGTTCGGCCAGCCAGTCATTGACGTGCCGTTCGGCGTAGCGGACGTGAATCCCCATGCGGACGAAGAGCGGACCTTTGCGCTCTGACCTCCAGGCGGCGAGGGTCTTGATGGGGATCTGTAGGAGGTCTTTCAGTTCCTCCGGGGTCAGGAAGGGACCGTCGGCCACGGTGATGGCCCGTGACTCCTCCGCTCGGACGGTTCGCTTCATGCGGAGTCGTATCGGCTCGATTTGGAGGCGGCATGACATTCCGGTGCGGCCGCGGCGGGTGGCGGCCGTCCAAGGTGCTCCTCTCGATCCGACAGGACGTGCAAGGCAGCATGTATCCTGTTATGTACGTCGTACGAAACAGGATAATCAAAGGAGAGGTGCCGTGTGTTCGACCGTTGATCTGACCAAGGCCTGGCCGTCAATGAAGGATCGGGCGTGGCTGGCCGGCGCGCTGAAATTCGCGGGCATGCCCGCCGCGGATGTGGCCCCATGGCTCAACGCAAAGACGACCCTGCCCCTGGAGGCGCACGCAGTGGAGATCTTCCGCTTCGTGACCAGGCTCAGGCAGCACGCCCGCGGATGGTTCGACACGCCCCTGCTCCCGGAGGACGCCTTGGAATGGCATGAAGCAGGCTTCACACCAGACGAAGCGTGTGCAATCCAACGTCGGGCGTTCGAGGCGGCCGCGGCTGCGAAGTCCGACGCCGACCTGGTCTTCGAGAGCGACTGGCGCGCGTTGGACGCACCTCCCGCCTGGATCATCGCGTGCCTCGATAGTGGCGTCACGAATCCAACCGCAGTCGCCGCGCTCCTCAAGGTCGCTCGTGATGTGGCCTAGCGAGCCCCGCGCCCGGTCCCAGCCGACGCTAGGCTCCGCTCGTGACGGGCGATGCAGATGCCGAACTGGCGGCAGGCCGGACGCGGCTCGGAGCCGCCCTCCGCGCTCGGCGCGAGGACGCCGGGCTCACCCGAAGACGAATGTCAGAGATGACTGGAGTCGGGTACGACTCGCTCTTCTCCATCGAGGCTGGGCGCCGACTGCCCAACCTCTCCACTCTGTACAAGATCTCCCGGGCTCTCGACACCACGCCGAGGGAGCTCCTCGCTGGCATCGATCCATGGGACGGCGCGTCGGCCAGCTCGGAGTAGATGGCGGGCCGGCTCGACTGGACGGGCAATGATCCGTGCCGAACAGCGAGCGACCATTCAAACCATCTTTAGATGGCACCATTCCTTCGCCGGCCGAGCTTGACGTAGATATCTATTACCAGTGGGAGAGGATCGCGACCGGCGTCCCGTACCTAGCTCGGGCACCAGCTGTGCTCCAGTTCGTGATGGAAGTACTGAACGACGTGCTTCCGGTCGACCCTGACAGCACAGGCGAGTGTGGCGATGAAGATCCAGCTTCGGTGTTCGTCCGCAGGCTCTGCACCGCGTTCGACGCAGTCGGGGCTACCGGGATCCAGCTTCGCTTCCGACTCGATGGGCGAGAGATGATCCACGATCTCGACGGCGGGAGTAGCTAGGTCGTCAGGGCGAGGCTCATCGATCGAGTGACCGGTCTGATTGCAGGTCGCGGTTACCGGCCCGGACCACAGTGTCAGGTGATCCGAGCGCCGCCCGAGTCGTTGATGACAGGCGGCTCGGGCGGCCTCCGACCCACGTCTAACCGCGTCGGCTCGACGGAACTTCTGATTTCGACTCAGCCGAACCTTCCTACCGCTTGGATGTTCCCGTACGTCTCAGCGGAGACATTCGGGAGGTTGATGTGACGGCCGGTCAAGTGGAACCTGGCTCGGCAAGCTCGTCTGGTACGCCAGAACTGGAGGGCAAACAGTTCGTTGACCTCTACGTGGGAGCGCTCAGGTCTGCGCAGCGAGGAGACGTGGACGATGCCAATGCGAAGTTGGCCGCAATGCACGCTCTCTCGACCACGCGTCGAGACGGGACGGCACTAGACAGCCACGGCTATCTAACCGCCATGTACTTCGCGCTCAGCGCCACGGTCTACCACGAACACAGCCGCAAGCGTTGGTGGCGTCGACCCCGTCCCATGCGGACTGATCGACACACGACCTTCTGACGGTTCGACGATTCCTCTTGCAAGCAAGCGCGCGTGCACAGCCCGAACGCCGTACGCTGCGGCCGTGCATCACAGCGGTTCCGAGGACGACGGCCTGGTCAAGGCAGTGTCGACCAATCTCGCGATCCTGCGACGAGCTCGATCGCTGTCCCAGGCTGACCTCGGAGAAGCTGCAGGCATTTCGCGAAACCACTACCAACTGCTCGAATCGGGTGCCGGTGCGAGTGGCGGAGCAGCCAATCCACGCCTGTCGACGCTTTCTGCCCTGGCAAGGACACTTGAAGTCGATGTCACAACACTGCTGCAGCCGCCATCCGCACACGCCTTCTGGCAGTGGATCGACGTACACGATGAGCCGTCCGACGACTTCAGGGCTGCCTTGTTGGACCAGCTCCTCACCAGGTCCGCCAGAGAGCTCGGCGGATCCGGTGCCGCCTTCGTGGGATGGGCTGATGGTTCGATGACCGTCGGGATCGGTGTCCTGGCGTCCGGCTCGCCGGCTGCCACGATCGTGGGTCGTGCGCAGGTTGAAGCGGCTCTCACCGAGGTCGGCCTCGCTCACGCATCGACTGATGAGTTCGAGGTCGACGCGGGACTGGATGGACTGTCCGACGACGGTCACATCTAATCGACGCGAAGTCTGGCATCTGACGCATTGGCAAGCCCGGCAATGAAGTCGCGGAGTTGATCGACGTCGGCCCGTTCGAGTCCACAGAGGATCTGGTCGGCGATGTCAGCATGCCGGGCGCTCTCGCGCTGTGCACCGGCGCGCGCTGCGTCGAGTGCTCGAGCCATGATCGCCGCATATGAGCATCCCTGGCCGTACATGTCGATGGCGTGATGCCCGTGGCCGCATCCGTGCCTTCCGGGGAGCGGTTGTCGTGTCATTGTTGAACCTCCTAGGTCGCCATCGCCCGCAGGCGATCAGAACAACGGCAATTGGTTGGCGCCAATCGCCCACGGATCACCACTCGGCGTCGCTGCCAACGCAAGAAGCGTGCGTGCGGCATCGCCGACCGTGAGACCCGACTCGGCGTACGTCGACGCATACTCGTCGACCTCTGCGAGCGAGTACCTGGCCCGCAGGACGTCACGGAGATCGTTGTCGGAGATCTCGTGCCTCGCGACAGCGGCCTCCCACGAGGCAACTTCGGCCTCGGCGACCTGGCTCCTTGCATACGTAACGAGCCGCTGGATCGGTACGCCTGACTGGATGGAATTCCGGGAGATTCCCCACCGGAGAACGTGGTTTAGGTCGGCGTCGCTGATACCGCGTTCCGTGACAATCGCCTCCCAAGCCCTCGCCTCCCTTACGGGGACCTCGCTTACACCGAGGTACAGCCTTCCGCGTTCGGCGGGAAAGTCGGACGTCAGCCAGTCCATGACCGTGACACCCCTGTATCTGTCTTGGCTGAACACCTCCCGCATGTATTGGCTCGTTTCTTCCAGCGGGCGACCAGCCGCATAAATCTTGCTGGCCATCTCGGCATCGAGCCCGAGCGCGAAGTAGGTGCTCGCGGCGACAGGCGGGACCCCGGCGTCGCAGTATGTCTGCAGGACCTCGAGTGCTTGATCCGCATCGGAGCGGAGATGCCTCAGTTCGCGCCCACACATCTTCTGGCTCCAGGCGTTTACGACCTCTTGACCGTAACCCGCGCCGATGAGTGCAGCGACTAGTCCCGGCTGTAGGGGCAGAACGTCGAGGATCGACTCGATCAGATCCCTCACGGCCCCTCCGGGCCTTCCGGAAACGCCTGAAAGGCCGGGGAAGAGGGGACAGGTGGCCTCGAATGCAGGAACACCAGATGCGGGGTCCCGCACCATCCGGCCGTCGCTGTCGCGCAGGCGGTCCAGCACAATCGAGAGCGGCATCGGGAGGTCACTGTGGTCGTCATACATGGATGATTCCTTCGTGGGTTCGGGTCTGGCTCGGGTCGCGTTCGGCGCGATCGCTTTCCCTGGTATCGGCACCATTTCCGCAATGCCGTACCTGACCCCTCGCTGAGCTAGGCGCTCGCGTCGTAGGGCGCGGTCAG includes these proteins:
- a CDS encoding DUF4041 domain-containing protein — protein: MSAPAAPTPAAAPPAASAADHAALLHRIADLEAALVQPGGSELVELDDQRVLQDVGIYRYHHPLEDAAAYKDRLTYINGRVDELVKANQAVLAADLFTFDGSLAKGRRMVGDLSKLMLRAYNAEADNCVRSLRNGNISTAKKRLLNAMKSIEKLGVIMDMRVNPDYHQLRVEELELTADYQMKVQEEKEKAREERELLREQRKAEQELAAERERLEKEKAHYEGVLEQLRAKGDDTAADELAGRLAQIEEAIEANDYRTANIRAGYIYVISNIGALGPNIVKIGMTRRLEPRDRVRELGDASVPFLYDTHALFFSDDAVTLENELHKAFADRRVNFVNERREFFFATPAEVRDLLMQKVGGLLEFNETPEAPEYYQSRNRWPAQG
- a CDS encoding restriction endonuclease, which produces MWKAAPAGWSYWRQPQPDEDAIARSQLVTRSDRLFQLNLMERLIRSYAEHLSGIESPKVRAHLAAQPIGAQRKVRKGMERAHQEASQSLNSTRDALLFVLRRDLPADESTIGWIRVAEPRLLNALAWSRHVLGLAPTESAVERRLRIFNSFPYGAVDLTGVDPRDDGNVDVDVVVPEAAWRQAEQLAAYAMRQFGFHDAHVTNSGADGGIDVQARRMVAQVKYMSRPIGRPDVQKLVGAADGLPVAFFSASGFTQQAEDFAAERAIALFRITLPQSVSPLNERALQLVTQGRTASPP
- a CDS encoding helix-turn-helix transcriptional regulator, whose protein sequence is MHHSGSEDDGLVKAVSTNLAILRRARSLSQADLGEAAGISRNHYQLLESGAGASGGAANPRLSTLSALARTLEVDVTTLLQPPSAHAFWQWIDVHDEPSDDFRAALLDQLLTRSARELGGSGAAFVGWADGSMTVGIGVLASGSPAATIVGRAQVEAALTEVGLAHASTDEFEVDAGLDGLSDDGHI
- a CDS encoding tyrosine-type recombinase/integrase → MTQAMHGERTGSRTGRPPLEIGKNGDISFRKKGDRWVARTSVRDRDGIKRDVTASGETMGAAKRSLERKLETRAPVGHKGLTSRMTLAQAADFWLSHRAKTGLARRKGPVKPQTLAAYSDAIRLLIVPELGGVRLGEVNVGLLDAVLGDLEETGLSTAQARAVLSQIFGLAVRHSAMQGNPMAFVTPAQREEREVESLGLNEVQQLRSLVTPAARRKPGFRGPGAGLQHVTDGLLGTGCRIGELLALQWKHLNLDGDVPTAIINGTLVEPRKGYVESLGRQESTKSKEARTLILPEPVRQMFLVRRQATQWTGAADPVFASRNGTWTWPNNIRTSLRAVVKDHPDLLGTTPHTLRRTVGTFIAHNNGLDAARAQLGHADPGVTGRRYVATRPIAPDHRLTLEAFFEG
- a CDS encoding helix-turn-helix domain-containing protein, translated to MTGDADAELAAGRTRLGAALRARREDAGLTRRRMSEMTGVGYDSLFSIEAGRRLPNLSTLYKISRALDTTPRELLAGIDPWDGASASSE
- a CDS encoding helix-turn-helix transcriptional regulator; the protein is MKRTVRAEESRAITVADGPFLTPEELKDLLQIPIKTLAAWRSERKGPLFVRMGIHVRYAERHVNDWLAELTEDAQEWMES